The Pempheris klunzingeri isolate RE-2024b chromosome 16, fPemKlu1.hap1, whole genome shotgun sequence genome includes the window GGCGAACACACGGCATATCAGTGCAGAGGAAGTGGGCTGAAAATGCAGAGATAAGGAGTTTCTCTTTGAGTGGTGTACAAGTGCACACCACAAAGATTAAACTGCAATTATCGTCCTCAGCAGCTGATTAACCAATATTCCTCTCAGCTGACAACTGAAAAGTTCTCAGGAAGCATAAACAAGAGCTCTTGCTGTTTACCTGGTTGCACAATTACGGTGACCTGGGCGGTGTCCTGCTGTCCAGATGAGTCTGTCACCGTCAGCTGGAAGGTGTAGTCTCCCTCCTGCATAGCAGACAGCTGCAAGATCGGTGTCCGTACGCCCTAGAGAGCACAAAAAGACGCCACCCTTAACCATGATTCTCTAATCACATGAAACTGAAACGCGAGGATTAATTGTATGAATAGTCCTAAAGTGACTCACCTGCATCTCCACCACCTTGTCTTTGCTCTCAGGGCTGAGGGACCACTCGTAGGACAGGGAATCATGGTCGTCGGTGCTTTGGTTGCCGTATAGAGTGATGGAGTTGCGTGGCAACTGGATGACCTGGATGAAGCCAGAGGAAAGACAAGCTATTGGTACTGACATTTCACGGGTTTAACTAACCTGCTTTACAAttacacaattaaaaaaaaacggTGGTTTGATGCATTAATGAACAGAGCCATGATGATAGAAAACACATCAGACCTGGTTAGGGCCAGCATTGGCCACAGGCCGGTAGTCCTTGGCCTTGTTGACTGAGAGGGTGGCCTGTGTCGTGTCTGTGGCTCCGTCTGAGTCTGTCACTGTCAAACTGAggttcacacattcacacgtttAAATACACAAACTGTACGGCAAGCCGCTCTTAAATGAGTCAGTGGGATGTTTGCAGCATATGTATTGCTATTTTAACTTCATCGTCCCTACAGGACGACCGAGGTCCAGCTGTACCTGAATGTGTAGTTCCCATGCACCAGGCTGGTCAGGGTGAGGACGGGCGTGTCGGCAGAGACCTTCTCCTCCCTCAGGGGACCTTTAACCTCTTCCCAGTGCCACGCCACCACCTTGTCATCATCGGTGCTCTCTGTCAGGCACGGGGGAAAATGGGCAGATATTTTCAGTACAAAGCCTCCTGTTAAatctgtttgtgtatctgtgcatgtgtttgcgtCGAGTGAGACACTCACGGCTGCCGTCTATGACCGTAGAGCTGGTTGGCAAGGAGATCTCCTGGAACTTTGGGGAAACTACAGCAACAGGAGGCTTGTTTACCCGCGGCTCTGTCAGGTGGAAAACGAGAAATTACCACGCTTATTGAGCTGTTCGTCAGCTGCATGTGACTGAGGCAGTACACACAAGTCAGTGGCTTCCCTTGGCTAAAGTTACAAATACAACTGTGTGTGGGAGGAAAGCAGCCTGGTCTTTTCAGCAATAAGATCCGTGTTTATACAGGCAACACAAAGGCATAACTGTAGACTGATTCCTGATAATCCTGCTGTAGCATGAAAGTCACACTATATTATTGCTCTGCTTAATTAGAATTAGAGTGTGGAGTATTGGGGTGATCAGTTAATAACATGCTGCCAATTGTCTTAAAAGACAGCagcattcacacaaacagatacaggCACTGGTTTAAATAGCAGAAACATGTTGCATTGCAATAGTCCTGAAATAATACTGAAGCACATGACATGCAATAGATGTGTGTACAGAATAGATCAGCATATTAAATTTAGTGTGGGCAATCAGGATGATAGATAGATTGCAAACCTATATAAAGAATATAGATCTTGGAGGATGTTGAGCAACTTCCAGACACCCCCACACAGGTCCTGAGGCACACAACCTCCTCTccaatgtaatttaaaaaatctatgTACCAGCAAATCCATTCAACTGACTTCacgattctctctctctctctctctctgtctctatttccttcctgatttttaaaattttatttacagAAGTCACTGTACGAACTGGTGGTGCAGCAGttgaaatattacaaaattCAGAGATTTCGCAAGAGGAAACATATAAATAGTGACATCATATTACAAACAGGAAAGCGCAGGGAATAACGCAATAGGATTACACAGACTGGACATTTAACAGGATATTTACTAAACACAAAACAGCCTTAAAAAGACCCACTGAGTTAAACGAAgagattagaaataaaaaaacagaacatagTGAGCGTCATTGGTTATTTATCTCCGCAGCGACCTTGGCTTGTTTTGAAAGGgggcacacaaacactcacctgGCTTGACCGTGACATTGACGTAACCTTCTCCGTGAGCCCCGTCACCGTCCACCGTCACCTCAAACTCATACAGGCCCACAGTCAGCTGAGAGACAGGAGGGGAAAGGAAGGAAATCAAGCAAGCGCAAAGAAGAAGGGATCTTTTTTTAGACACAATCTACTTTCGTTATACATTCAAtagagctgcagctgcattaTTAATTTCCAGCAGAGCGTGAACACGAAGGCTGTGATCGGTACCTTGCTGAGTTTAAGTGTCGTGCTGTGCTTCCCTTCCATCTCCCCGCTGTAATCTTTGGATGAATGAGTTATCAGGCGCCAGTCAAATACATAGTTTGTTCCTGTAAAGAAGTTGCAACATTAAACAAATAagtaatcaaaacaaaactgctCATGCATTAAATTAATATGTATCAGATGAGGATCATTTCCAGATGAGAGGCTTTGGTATCGTTGGATAACACGTCAAGGAGGGATCAAGGGATTAACAAAATTATGACCCTCGTTCCTCTTTGTAGATGTATAATCTTTTTCCGGTTTGGATTTGAAATTATCTGGAAAGTGTTCAGTTGTGATGCACTGTATGCTGACGGTGACTCAGGAACAGTCAAGCAGGTTTTACATTGTCGTTCCATTAGCGAATACAAAAAATATCACGTTAAATGACAGTCAATCTGCAATTAGTCtccataaaaacatttcatataatCTAATATTTCTGCTACATATGAATGTAGTTATATTACATGACTTATTTAAACAGTGTGCGTCACGTTTCCACATAGTTTCCAGGTGGTGACGTGCAACAGTTTATTTATCTGGTATTTTCAAGGTTTTACCCTCTTGAGGCGTTGGGACCACGAAGGCATTGAGTTCGACCTCGTTGCGTGGCAGCGTGACCTCCACACTCTCTCCTGCTGACACCACCAGCTCCCTCACTGTCAGGGGAAACAGCACGGGATAAGAGACGATGCCAAAACTACAGCAAGGCAACCAAAAGACAGAAGGTGGTCAGAGAGCTGAGTGTTCAACAAGAGACAGATAAATAACTTACCTTGAGCTCAATTTACACATGGATTCATTTCATAATaccaaatgaaaatatttgagaAATTGTCTTCTCTGCACTTGATTATAAGCCAGAATGTGGATACATTAAAATAGGTCTTACAGATGAAAATTTGATGTATAAGTGGGGCAGAGACCACATTATTTTCCTTAAATTCCACCTACTTGGCAAATTTACACAAGCGCATTTGAATATCATATACTGTGACAGATAATATATAGTGTATTCAAGACCAGTTGTGCTTCTCTTCATGAGACCCTCAAAGGTGTACTGCAGTGATTCATCGCCGCTGTTGCATAAAATTAGTGGACTCAAGAgagatttaagaaaaaaaaaatctgggtATTTGTATAGTGAGATCAAAGGATCAAAATTAATGCAGCAGTCTGCcttttccctccttcttccAAGATCtccataaatgtaaatatttgagtGAACTGAGCTGAgatgaaacataaaaataacCATCATGAAATTGTCAGACTTGACAAACCTGCCTTGAAAACAACAGGAGGTTTTGCAGGCGGCTTCTCCGCATGACTAGTAAACTGATCATGATGTCTGTGTCTATTTAGCGAGTTGCGTAAGGCGTCGGCAGTAAAGTGAAACATCCTCTTCGGAATCCCAGGTTCTTGTTTTGTAGGCTCTAAGCTCCTCATAAAATGCAGCTGGACGTCTGTGTTTTGGTGTTGTTTGCTCTAGTAAATCTAATGCTAGTTAAAAGAGCTGAAGAGCTTGTAATGGCATGCATTGATTTACATAATGCATTCTTGCAATTTGTGAGTCAATAGCATTTAAATGGTGGTATTGTCCGTCAGAGATGAGAAACTGGTCATAGGAGTTATTCCTGTTTGTAGAAGTCCAGCATGTCTCAGCACATTCCTTTTGCTTGCACTCATTTGGCTTCACACCCACAGCGCATGCTGCTTTCATCTGGAAAAATAACATCTGAGCAGTCTGCCATAACATTCGCGGACAAAGTACATCTCCATCTGGCCAataatcaaagaaaacaaagagggaaGAGTAAAGAATCTTTTGCAAAATTTGGAGCGTGTGccacagaaaaatggaaatttaaaaGATTAATTCAAACCAACTTTAGCAAAGACCTAAAAGTCAGATGAATCCTTCCTCCAAGGCTGCAAAACCACAGTGCTGCTACATTATGTATTAGTTCATAATTAATAAATGAAGACATGACATATTACTGAATGAGCTGGAAATAGGTGATCGCTGGCGAGGCATGTGACACCAAACCTCTGCAGACAGCGGCTTCCTTACCAGCCTGTGTTGGAGTTGTGATGATCGCAGCTGCAGTCGCTGTGGGCGTGCCGACATCACTGCTATTGGAAGACGCAGCAGTATCGGCGGTGTCGTGTACCGTTGAGTTCTGCTGTGATGGAGCTGAAGCGGTGTCTGCACTCCCATTGGCTGCCTGACTATGGTTCTTTTGGGCTATTTGAAGAAGTGTGATGGCGCTCGGTACTGTTGGAGTTGGAAAAACTGTTTCCGGTTTGTCACTTTCCTGCAGAACCAGTTAAAAAATGCCGGTTTGAATGATGTGACAAACTCGCTCACAGGAGCCATTTAATTCCTATTTACAGGTTCACATTTCAGTGTTATTCATTTGTATACTCCCCATATTTATCACTACACTCCTATCCGAGTAGTGTGATTTAGAGAGTGAGGGTGGGAAGGATTTAAGAAAGAACAACAGAGAAAGGTGAAGAATATCGGCTGACTTATTGTAGAGCTGGTTCGTACTGCTAATTAACAGCATCTGCTACAAGCAAACAATGATCAACATAACGTTTCAAAAATAACCAATATTCTGTGAGGTTACCGTGCTGGTAAGGTGTCCTGTGCGCAGTCTGTGGCCTCCTACATGCTGTGCGTAACGAGCTTTTCTACGTCTTGATGTGACAGGACCCTTAAAgtaaagatgaagaaaacaaggTATTTAGTGctatgatattatatatattccAACTCAGGCTGTCTGTTGATACTAATTCTTGGTCAGATGCCAATGCTCCAATGCAGTGGTATAATTTTTACGCAGGATAACTTGAAAGCGGTGCTAAAAATTGATTAGTTGGCCAGACGACGGTAACTCACAGCAGAGACACCTTGACTTAATAACCTAAGTATTGACCCAGTGCATGTTCTGTTAAAAACATCTGAATAGATGATGAAACGTTCAAATACTTAGGcttatctttttatatttttgttggCATTCTTGGAAAAAATAATGACCAAATCAATGAAAGTGTGGCCATTCAAATAAGATTACTTGTTGTTTCAGTTGCTCTCTGTACCTTTGAGAGCACCTGAAGGAGGCCGAGGGACTCCTTGTGAGGCTGGGGAAGGGAGGTGAGGAGGCAGCCTCTATACCGCGTGCAGCTGAGAAGCACGCATCGCCCGCCGAGGCTCCACACGGCTTGGCAGTTCGGCTTCAGGCAGCAGAACTCCCAACACGTCGCCCCGCCTTTCCCGTCCGCCAGAGGGTGCCAACCCAGGGAGATGATGCTGCTCCAGTGGATCCCCAGCACCCCGCCGGTCACCCGGCAGAGATTTgctgacacacctggacagggacaggaggaaggagaaaatgaTGTACTGTGCTGATGTTCAAAACTGCTTCTCAAAGTGTTTTACACGTCAATCCCTTTGCCACGTGGTccaagataaaagaaaaagctgGAAGTTGGTCATAAAACTGGTTTTCCTGCAGAAAAATCCTTTAAAGAGTTTAGTGCAGCGTATGCTTTGATGAAAAAGGATCTGCCAAAGGCGGCAACATAGATCAGTCGCCAGGGCAGCAATTCTCAAGCGTTTAAAGATTTCACTTGTTTATATCAATCAGGGCATTGTTGGAGACTCTTGGCATTGTCAAAGGCAAAGGGGCAAAGTGAAACCCACAGCGAATTCCGGTCCCAGCTAGTGAGACTTTTCACAGATTAAGCTTTGACTTAACATTTCTCAGAAAAGCCGACATGCAGCCGCAGTTTGAGCAGTCAGCcaagtcagcagcagagagaggaagtgaggctTTTCcctgacaaaacaagacactgaTTAAAACCCAAAGCACAGTGTGCAGCACGCACAAAACTCCATCCTTGGAGCCAGACCACATCAGACTCATATCAGCATTGCAGTGAGCTAGTACAGTTAGCTGCCcctacagcatgtgtgtgtgttcctcttcAAAAACCTTGCTCTGGGTGGTAAAACTATTCTTATTCAAGAAATGAGCTCAATTCAATCAATCCGCAGTCTCGAATGAGAAATTCATTGTGTAGTCAGGTGCAATATAACAGCACGGGCTATAAAATACCACAGACTATAAAAGTAGCACAGGGAGAAATTGGAGTTTATATTTCACCAGTACTTCAATGAAtgtccacagaaacacaggagcCAAACTAGCTGTGAATAGCTGTCCAGGACAAGAGAATACAGCTGAGTCACTCTGTGAATTAAGAGAGCTGCAGAGTTTACAGTGCAAAACCTTCTTTAAACTTATAATAAGTCCTGCTTGATTTGGCGGTAACCCCAGGTGCATCTGTTTatagtgcagccaaacaaatttGCATTCTTTGAATGAAGAAGTCAGTCAATAAGAAGGCTGATTATTGCTACTCAGTAGGCAATAATAAGTAATATTAGCTTTTCCAGTCAAATGATACCTGCATTCAATTCTTTTTGTAGCCAGAAAAAAATACTATTTATGTGGTTTTTGCTGGAAGCCAATCACCGCAAGTGTTCTTTGATTTAACGTGAGGTGTGATTGCCCCacttctgcagcagctccagcccATGCAGTCTGTGGTGTGCGGTGAAGCGAGAGTTGGCAGTTCAGTGTGCTGAGATGCcatcaaaacattcaaaagtaTGGCCGTACTACAAGCCTGCATAAAATTCAGATGGAACCATCATTTCATGACCTACTGTGGTCGGATTCTGTGCTACATACAGTTTAGATAAGATTCCCACACAATTATCTTGCTAAAAATGCTGGAGACAGCAGCTCTTCTTCTAACTGCCCACTATGGCTCAGTCTTTTGAGTTGCATTATTTTCTGCAATATTTAAAACTGGTCTGCTGTCAAAAACCCACCCAAAACCTTAGTAATACATACATTGCATTTCCTGTGACTCCTCCACAAtccaaaacactgagctgataTCAGTGAGATAAAACTGCAAAATGTACCACTGAATTAAATGCTATATAGAGAGTTAATAATAggatgtaaataataataaataaatgctgacCAAATACAGACCATAAATAGTATCAGAAATGGGGTTTAAATTAATGATAGTCTAAAGAATTATACATTTCAATTCAAGCTCTATTAAGCCTGGTGCTCTGAAAACACGAGTAGCTACAATATTTCTAGATATTTTTCAGATAAGATTCAGCTGAGTGCAAGGTTAGTCAGTTAAAGACTTATCCCACTCATGGCGAGGCAGTCAACAGTTACAGTGgcttcaaaagaaaaacacagttcatCAGTCCATCTAAGACAGAGCTATACACATATAACTGCTGCTACCATGGCAACACAAGAGCTGAGGGTGACTTTATGGGATGTCAGTGTAACTCCAGTCTGGAAAAACACAGGTCTTgccacatacaaaaacacacaaaagcactaTAGTTTGTTTGAGAAAGGACCCTTTGGCCTCTGTTTAGTCATCCCACCCCTTGTCCACTCTGTCCCCCacccctaaacacacacacacacacactgtctacTCACAGAGCCCCTATTGTCCTGTTTCACACTGTAACCCACTGAGTAGAGTGGCATCAGAGAggaggcgcacacacacagcaggggtGCCAACAGTCTCTCCGCCTCATATTAGAGGGACAGTAAACACCAACTAACAACTGACAACCATCCAAGCGTCATAATAAGATTGTAAGAAGGATGGAGACCCACCCTGAGTAATCAAAAGCATGAAAATCTACTATGAAGATGAGTGCTGGGAGTTTAACAGACACAGATGTCAGCTTCCTTATTAGTTCTCAGTCAACACAGGTGGTTTTGCCTGTTGAGTTTAGGGTgatgtttggtttattttaccGGTGGGAGGAGCAAACAGCCAGAGGTAGGTCAGCGGTAGGAGGAGGAGTTGAGGTAAGCTCCAGGTAAGTGGCTTGTGGTGTGCATAGGACATTTTCCACGAGGACCAAGGACctaaaaaggaaacaaaaatatGTTAGTGTGCTTTAAAATTTCAACAGAGGTGGGCCAACAAACCTAAATTAAGGgccattttaaaaatgcaagtTGAATTGTGAGTTCATACCACGACTCACAATGACAGTAGCAAATAATATCATTGGAATCACTTTCAGACCGGTTTGATGAACACTAGAAACACTGACAGCCAAAACAATATCCATTTTCCTGAGCTGCCAACGCTGCTTTAGCACACATTGTTCTGACACGTCCCTCAGTGTGGATGCTCACATCAGTATATTTATAGTTATGGACGGCCCTTAACAAACAttaaaaggaatagttcgacattttTGGAACTGTGCTTATTCGTTTTGGTTTTTTCCTGAGAGTTAGAGGAAAAGATCTTTTCCACTCTCATGTCCGTGTGCTAAATTTGCAGCTTGAGCCACCAGCAAATAAGCTTAGCAGGACGCAAAAAGTGGAAACAAGGGTTCACAGCTCGCCCAGCTTTCCCAAAGGTAACTGTGAATAAAGAGTCCAGTACATAACCCCCTGTAACACCCCAACGTGTTGTTCGTATACTTCTTTTTAGTACAGATTCAACAAACATGATAACACgtgttaattaatgagctttagaggtgttggtaggcTGATTTTGTGCCAGGCTGGGTGCTTCCCACTATTTCTAGTCTTTGTGCTCAGCCGAGctaactgtctgctgtttgtaccttcatatttactgtacagacatgacagtggtggcaatcttctcatctaactctcagcaagaaggtaaataagtgtatttccaaaATGTGTAAGTATTCCTTTAATACTGCAAAGAACACAAGAATCAATGATGGGATGCTGCTGAAATCAGAATTAAATTCACTCATTGATGCCTCATTTAAAATAGTTTCAGAGGAAAGTAGTGAAGATATGCTGAGAGCATTATTCTGAGGCTACAGAAGAAAATTGTGCAGATTTAAAGGttatttttaattcagttttcagACCTTTCACATAAACTTAGATCAATTCAAGCGTAAGCTGCCCACTCATCTCTCTCACAGGAAGAACAACTGTCAACTCAACTAACCAACTGACTCTACATATGGTTTAGTCATAATACCTGCTGTATGTGACCAAACACACCTACTAAATACAAACTGAAACCTGCAAAACACACCGCGGTTACCTTTCTCCTGTCCAGGCAGTGGAAGAAAGAGATgcgggaagagagagagagcgatgaGTTAGGTTGGCAGCGAGGCGCTGTGAGGTGACGGGTGACGACAAGTCAACACCAGCACTCTGAGGAAGagatccaacatggccgcctcCTGGGCCTTCACAGGCTCAGCTGCTCAAACACTACGCTAGAGAGAgcgagaaaaagagagaaaatgattgAACACGTGGATCGTTTAACATCAGGATGAAGAAAATTCATATTAACACGCGTTACAGTGATTTCAGCTGCATTGCCCCCCCAATATGAATTATTCAGGTTATTCCTCCTTCTCCAGCTTGATTACTGGCATGCAACAGTACTTCGGCTCTTTAGAGGAGCATGTGAGGAGGAACTTGAACAACCTAATACACATTAACTTGATAGCAAATGTGTACGCAAATCAGATTCAACATTGTGCAGCTGGAGATactggagaggcagagagagcaaagaACACAAGAACATATATGTGACATCTTGTATCGGAGCATTGAAAGATGGTAATGACGAGCATCATtacaaacaaaaggaagaaaaagaaattttaGTTTAGCAGTTTGTTGAGAACTAACACTCCACTAACACTCTTCCCCTTACATAAGAATTCAGGCCACTGCCTTCTGTTGTAATTATGATATTCAGGACATGAAATATCCAGTGTTTGAGTGTAGTTCAACAAATACACAAGTCTGTTTCATTATGCAACAATTCTGCTAATATCCTGTTGATGAAAACATGACTCACGTCCTGTGAGCTCTttccttttaacttttaattgaaGCCATGTTCATTGACGCACTTCTATCACAGTTGTCTCGTATCTCTGCCTTAGCCAAAGGTCAACAGATTATGGAATATAGTCAGCCTTAAATATGCAGTGTATCTGTCACTTTGGTCTACAACCTTTTACCCTGCCTGTGTATTCataatgaatatgaaaaatatcTGTGAGCGCTACTCTTTGGAGGATAGCTGTatgcaaaataataatatttctacCTCTGTCCTAAGCCCTTATCCTTCTCCTGTGCAAGCACCACATCAGTCACTAAATACAGAGCAGTTCTATCACACAGCTGCATCCCTCGCTGCTTCTCCATACGACTGTCTGAGGtctttgttttaattgtaaGTCACTCTGGGTGAAAAAAGGGTCAGAGCCCCACGGGGTATAACACAGGTTGAACATGAATCCTTAGGATAGAAGTGCCAGAACTACAATGATTATTCGATTAGTTGTCGACTATTAAATTAATTGCCATTAAGATATTTTTAattagtttgtcattttttaaaaggaaaaaaagtcacAATTCTCTGAATCCAGATTCTTAAACGTGAATATTTTCaagtttctttactcctctatgacagtaaactgaatatctttgggctgTTAATGAAACAAGACACGTGAGgacgtcatcttgggctttgggaaacagtGATCcatatttttcaccattttctgacaattTATAGACCAAACGACTACATCTATtaaataatgagaaaacaatCAACAGAAACAATCCTTTGTTGCAGCAATATACAAAGTTACTTTATCCAATTGGACAAcgttagaaaatgtaaaatatgtgacATTGTGATTAAGATACCTTCACAGGCCATCCAGACCCCTAAAGTTTAACATCCTAACACTTAATGTTCTTTCCTTCTGGAAGTGGGATGTGGAAGTATCTCATTTCCAAGTAATTAGCAATGATAATAAAGTCATGCTGGAGAATAAATAACAAGCTGAGTGAGTCACAAAAAAGCAGCAGGATGCAGATTGTTGCGCTGCACTTGTAGGAATGGATAACAGTGTGTTCATGACGTGAGGAACAAAGTAACGCTTTAGTAAGAGGGAATTCATGGACGAAATAAAAGAGCCATGCTGCACTTTTTCCGCTCTCAAATTCTCATGCAAGTTCTCACAGCAGAGTGGAATAAAAGCAGGGGGTGGGGTGATCAGCACAGGTCCTGGGACACTGTGTTCAAGATGTCAGCAGGCCTCTTCTCCACAGCGTCTCAGTAGGAGACTGCTGTGGGGAAATATGGTAATAAATCAAGCAGTTTTCACAAGCATGTGCTGTGCAGACGGTCTGTACGTGCTAGCTAGATGCTATACAGCCAATCTTAATTTCTTTTACATGTGAGTTTAATGCACTTTTCAAATCTAATCCATTACACTGAAGTTTTGATATCATGTGGATCTCATTTGTACTCTTGCACTTTTCAGTTTAAATAGTTTTACCTTCACTGAATTTGTCattctgtgaagcactttgtacaAAATGTGCTACACAAAGAAAAGTTGCCTTGCCATGCCTTCCTCTGTCTTCACTGCTCTGCATTTAAAGCATGCAGATGGTGATACTCTCTGCAGACTCACTGCTTCGCAGTAATGAGTTCAAGACAGCAGCTGACTTCAGTAACAGATTGCATGACAGCAAATAATTTGGTGTAAACTGAAAATACACACTTGTGTTACAACTACATCTGTTCAATTGTAACTTTGCCATTATGCATTTTACGAAGACGCTgttaagagaaaaataaaagttaagaTCACAGGCTCTCACGGACTCACACATGAGCTGCTGGCACAAACCTGCATGATCTGCCTCCATATGTGAATCTGCATTCCTGCGCACAGACGCTTGAGCCCCAGCAGCCTCCTCCAGCGCTACAATCAACAGCTCAGTGAGtcctaaaaacacaaacagtcattTGTCGTCTTGCgcttgtttttccttctccagGTAATCCACCaaaataggaaaaagaaaaaaaaaaaacagctccgGGTAAAAATAAGTTCAGTGGCGGTTCCTCCTCTTTGATGAAATCAGTCGTAGATATGCCTTTTCAGTGCAC containing:
- the kiaa0319l gene encoding dyslexia-associated protein KIAA0319-like protein; the protein is MSYAHHKPLTWSLPQLLLLPLTYLWLFAPPTGVSANLCRVTGGVLGIHWSSIISLGWHPLADGKGGATCWEFCCLKPNCQAVWSLGGRCVLLSCTRYRGCLLTSLPQPHKESLGLLQVLSKGPVTSRRRKARYAQHVGGHRLRTGHLTSTESDKPETVFPTPTVPSAITLLQIAQKNHSQAANGSADTASAPSQQNSTVHDTADTAASSNSSDVGTPTATAAAIITTPTQAVRELVVSAGESVEVTLPRNEVELNAFVVPTPQEGTNYVFDWRLITHSSKDYSGEMEGKHSTTLKLSKLTVGLYEFEVTVDGDGAHGEGYVNVTVKPEPRVNKPPVAVVSPKFQEISLPTSSTVIDGSQSTDDDKVVAWHWEEVKGPLREEKVSADTPVLTLTSLVHGNYTFSLTVTDSDGATDTTQATLSVNKAKDYRPVANAGPNQVIQLPRNSITLYGNQSTDDHDSLSYEWSLSPESKDKVVEMQGVRTPILQLSAMQEGDYTFQLTVTDSSGQQDTAQVTVIVQPENNKPPVADAGPEKELTLPVDRTTLDGSKSSDDQKIATYHWKQTKGPDGVKIENADSAVATVTGLEVGTYEFTLTVTDDRKLQSSDAVTVIVREELDQPPVAHVASTPHISLPTRTATLDGSHSTDDKGGVSYLWTRDDSSPAAGDVLNNSDHQAVLFLGNLVEGKYSFTLTVTDSKGQTSTDRGTVEVKPDIWERDLVELVLEVSVSQVSHRQRDMLLRQVGVLLGVLDSDIIVREISAFNEHSTRLVFLVSGGPGRPPLSGRSVALGLRNKLRKQKNDFLIYKAQRVDTVICQLNCSSHGECDAFTRRCVCHPFWMENFVRAQLGDAESNCEWSVLYVTIASFMIVVAIATVVWGMVCCCKRRKSKVRRSKSRYKILEADEQDSLELQPSRVAARLKPVPAPTSSALMHSDSDLDSDDGQGGVPWTEQERGHLLRPQNGSLRNGQGPARGKKQREELL